In Bradyrhizobium sp. WD16, the genomic stretch GGGGGCTACACGCCTGGCTGGCCCGGCATGGAGCGTTTCAAGGGCGTCATCCTGCATCCCCAGGCCTGGCCGGAGCAGATCGACTATGACGGCAGGCGCGTCGTCGTGATCGGCAGCGGTGCTACGGCTGTGACGTTGGTGCCGGCGATGGCCGAGCGCGCCGCTCACGTCACCATGTTGCAGCGCTCCCCGACCTATGTGGTGTCGCGGCCGGCCCGCGATCCAATTGCCAACTGGCTTTACCGCAGGCTGCCAGAGCGCATTGCGCACACGATGGCACGGTGGAAGAATATCCTGTTGCAGATGTATTTCTACAATGCCGCGCGCAGGAAGCCGGAGCGGGCCAAGAGCACCATTATACGCCTGGCCCAGGACGAGTTGGGCGACGGCTTCGACATCAGCCATTTCACGCCGCGCTATAATCCTTGGGATCAGCGGCTCTGCCTGGTGCCGGACAGTGACCTGTTCAAGGCGATCCGCGAAGGGCGCGCGTCGGTAGTGACCGACGAAATCGAGACATTCACCGAGTCCGGGCTGAAGCTCAAATCCGGCGAGGAACTCAGTGCTGATATCATCGTGACTGCGACGGGGCTTAAGCTCAAGATGCTCGGCGGTTTGCAACTCTTCGTCGACGGCAACAAGCTCGAACTTGGTACGGTGCTTAACTACAAAGGCGTGATGTATGGCGACGTGCCTAACCTCGGCGCAACATTTGGTTACACCAACGCGTCCTGGACGTTGAAGGCCGACCTGACGTCCGAATATCTCTGCCGCGTCCTCGGTTACATGGACCGCCACGGCTATGCGGTGTGCCGGCCGCACAATTCCGATCCGAACGTGACCGCCGACACCTCGCTTCCGCTGAACTCTGGCTATTTTCAACGCGCAGCCGGCACATTGCCGTTGCAAGGTTCCAGGCCGCCATGGCGGCTGAACCAGAATTACGCCCGCGATCTCGTGGCGCTGCGCTTCGGACGCGTCGACGACGGCACATTGCAGTTTGGTCGCGCGCAAGTGTCCCGTCTCCGAATGACCGCCCACGTTAGCGCTGGCTGAAATGGGGAGCGCCGTGGGGCGTATGATTCTGGAAGGCCGCACAGCGGTGATCACCGGGGCCGGGAGCGGCATCGGTCGCGGCATCGCGCAAGCGTTAGCGATGCGCCAATGCCATCAGGCGCTCGTCGATGTCGATGCTGCCGGACTGGCCGAAACCGCCCGGTTGATCGCATCCAACAAACTGCGGGTCAGCGAACATGTGCTCGACGTCACGGATCGGGCGGCGGTCGCGGCATTACCGGAGGCGGTCGTCGCACGTCATGGGGGTACCGATCTGCTGTTCAACAATGCCGGGGTTGCCGTGGCCGGCACGTTCGAGCAAGTTTCGGAATCTGACTTCGAATGGCTGTTCGAGATCAATTTCTGGGGCGTCGTGCGGCTCACTCGCGCATTTCTGCCGCTGCTCAAGGCTAGCGAGGACGCTCGTCTGGTCAACGTCTCGAGTCTTTATGGGTTGATCGCGCCACCGGGGCAGACCGCCTATGCGGCCAGCAAATTCGCGGTGCGCGGGTTTTCCAATGCGCTGCGCCATGAACTTGCGGGGAGCAGGATCGGCGTGACCGTCGTCCACCCCGGCGGCGTCGCGACCAACATTGCTGAGCGCGCGAAGCGGCCGCCGGACGTGAGTGAGGAGGAGATTGAGGCACAGGTGCAGCGGGCCCGCCGCATGCTCACCATGCCGCCGGCCAAGGCGGGCGAGATCATTGTCGACGCGGTGGAACGGCGCTCCGGACGAGTGCTGGTGGGGCGTGATGCCAAGATGATCTCGCTGATCGAGCGGCTGGCGCCGGTCTCCTACTGGAGAATCCTCGAATCCTTGGTGCGCCGATGATACTTGTCTGGGGCTTTCTGCTGCTCCTCGTTTTGATTGTCGTGGCGCTCGTTGCGTTCACGGCGCGGACGGCAGCGCGCGTGGTCGCGGCGGTGCCGCCGCGGGGGCAGTTCATCGAGGTGAATGGCCAAAA encodes the following:
- a CDS encoding NAD(P)/FAD-dependent oxidoreductase, with amino-acid sequence MAQPAGSDANDVDVLIVGAGLSGIGFAWHLQTHCPTKSCAILEARDVLGGTWDLFRYPGIRSDSDMHTLGFRFRPWRGEKSIADGPSILSYLKETAQAYGIDRRIRFGHKVIRASWSSEEARWSVDVAGPDGAAQRWTCGFLQMCSGYYDYDGGYTPGWPGMERFKGVILHPQAWPEQIDYDGRRVVVIGSGATAVTLVPAMAERAAHVTMLQRSPTYVVSRPARDPIANWLYRRLPERIAHTMARWKNILLQMYFYNAARRKPERAKSTIIRLAQDELGDGFDISHFTPRYNPWDQRLCLVPDSDLFKAIREGRASVVTDEIETFTESGLKLKSGEELSADIIVTATGLKLKMLGGLQLFVDGNKLELGTVLNYKGVMYGDVPNLGATFGYTNASWTLKADLTSEYLCRVLGYMDRHGYAVCRPHNSDPNVTADTSLPLNSGYFQRAAGTLPLQGSRPPWRLNQNYARDLVALRFGRVDDGTLQFGRAQVSRLRMTAHVSAG
- a CDS encoding SDR family oxidoreductase, with the translated sequence MILEGRTAVITGAGSGIGRGIAQALAMRQCHQALVDVDAAGLAETARLIASNKLRVSEHVLDVTDRAAVAALPEAVVARHGGTDLLFNNAGVAVAGTFEQVSESDFEWLFEINFWGVVRLTRAFLPLLKASEDARLVNVSSLYGLIAPPGQTAYAASKFAVRGFSNALRHELAGSRIGVTVVHPGGVATNIAERAKRPPDVSEEEIEAQVQRARRMLTMPPAKAGEIIVDAVERRSGRVLVGRDAKMISLIERLAPVSYWRILESLVRR